A region of the Callithrix jacchus isolate 240 chromosome 5, calJac240_pri, whole genome shotgun sequence genome:
tttttccatttgtttgtgtcctctctaatttccttgagcagtggtttgtagttctccttcaagaggtccttcaccttgttagttgtattcctaggtattttattctcttagtacAATTGAGAATGAGAGTTTGCTCATGACTTGGCTCactgtttgtctattatttgtgtataggaatgcttatgacttttgcacattgattttttagcctgagactttgctgaagttgcttatcagcttaaggaatttggggctgagacgatggggttttctaaatatacaatcatgtcatctgcaaacagacaactgacttcctttcttcccatttgaatatcttttatttattttccttgcccAATTGCCctgtccagaacttccaatactatgttgaataggagtggtgagagagggcatccttgtcttgtgctggttttcaaagaaaatgcttccagtttttgcccattcaatatgacattagctgtgagtttgtcacaaatagctcttattttgagatacattccctcaatacctagtttattgagagtttttattatgaaggaatATTTAtagaaggccttttctgtatctattgagataatcatgtagtttttgtcactggttctgtttatgtgatggattatacttattgatttgtgtgtgttgaaccagccttgcatcccagggatgaagtcaACTTGACTCTGGTGGATGAGCTTTGtgttgtgctgctggatttggtttgccagtattttattgagaattttcacatcgatgttcacCCGGGTTATTgccctgaaattcttttttttgttgtgcctctaccaggttttagtatcaggatgatactaactcataaaatgagttagggaggagtccctctttttctaattttagaaggaatggtaccagctcctctttttatctctggtagaattcagctgtgaatccagcTATGAAAAAGAGAGCTTATGggctttttttattagtctattcagagattcaacttcttccaggtttagtcttgggagaacgtatgtgtccatgaatttatccatttcttctagattttttatttgtgtagaaGTGTTCATAGTAttgtctgatggtagtttctatttctgtgggattagtggtgatatcccctttatcattttttattgcgtctatttgattctactctcttttcttcgttattagtctgactagcagtctatctgttttgctaatcttttcaaaaaaccagctcctggattaattgattttttgaagggtttttgtatatcttcttcagttctgctttgatcttagttacttcttgtcttcggttaacttttgaatttgtttgctcttgcttctctagttcttttaattgtgatgttagggtgttgattttagatctttcctgctttctcctgtggacatttagtactatacatttccctctaaacGTTGCTTTAGTCAtgtttcagagattctggtacattgcatctttgttctcattggtttcaaagaacatatttatttcagccttaatttcattatttacccagcagtcattcaggagcaggtttttcagtttccatgcagttgtgcgattttgagtgagtttcataatcctgagttctaatttaattgcactgtggcctAAGAGActgattgttatgatttccattcttttgcatttgctgaggagtgttttacttccaattatgtggtcaattttataataagtgctatgtgttcttgagaagaatgtatattctattgatttggggtggagagttctgtagatgcctataggatccacttggtccagagctgagttcaagtcctgaatatctttgttaattttctgtcttctcgatctgtctaatattgaccatgaggtgttaaagtctcccactattattgtgtgggagtcttaagtCTCGTTGTAGgtctcttgttgcattgatccctttaccattatgtaatacccttctttgtcttttttctttttatgtttgttggtttaaagtctattttatcagagtgTAGGATTgtaacacctgcttttttttttttttcctttccatctgCTTggtaatcttcctccatcactttattttgaatCTGTGAGTGTCtgtgcacatgagatgggtcccCTGAATACAGcccaccaatgggtcttgactgtatccaatttgccagtctgtgccttttaattggatcacttagcctatttacatttatggttaatattgtatatgtgaatttgatcccatcattatgatgctagctggttattttgcccattagttgattccgtttcttcatagtgttgatgggcTTTACGTTTTGGGTTGTTTTCGCAGtagctggtaccagtttttcctttccatatttaatgcttccttcaggggctcttgtatggcaggcctggtagtgacaaaatccctcggcatttgcttgtctgtaacgaattttatttctccttcacttatgaagcttagtttggctggatatgaaattctgggttgaaaattcttttcttttctttttttttggagacagtgtcttactctctCAGCCAGGCcatagtgcagtggcgcaatctcagctcactgcaacttctcaggttcaagtgattcatgcctcagcctcttgagtaggcaggaccacaggcacatgctaccatacctcactcatttttttgtatttttagtagagacagtgttttaccatgttggccagactggtctcaaactcctgacctcaggtgatccaccctccttgttctcccaaagtgccgggattacaggcatgagccaccacacctggcacaaaaattgttttctttaagaatgttgaatattggcccccactctcttggggctatagggtttctgcagagagatctgctgttagtctgatgggcttccctttgtgggtaacccgaccttttcCTCTGGCTCCCTTTAACGGTGGCTTTGCGGCACTGAGGTGGGCTCTACCAGTCCAAACTTCCAGATGGCTTTGTCtatactgtgaggggaaaacctcCCTATTCAAGCCTTAGTAATGGTGAATGCCCAGcccccaccaagctcaagcatcccaggtagacttcagactgctgtgctggcagcaagaatctTAAGCCAGTgtatcttagcttgctgggctctgtgggggtgggatcctTTGAGCAGGACCACCTGGCTCCctggtttcagcccccttttcagTGAAGTAACAGGTTCTCTCTTGCTGGTGTGCCAGGCACCACTTGTGtatgggaggaaaagaaaaaacagtcctgcagctagctcagtgtctgcccaaaggGCCGCCCAGTGTTGGCTTGAAACCCATGGCCCTTGTGGTTTAGGCACTCGAAGGAgtctcctggtctatgggttgtgaagactgtgaGAAAAGCGTAGTATCTCGGCTGGAATGCACCATCCCTCAtgacacagtccctcatggctccccttggctaggggagggagttccccatccccttgcacttcccaggtgaggcaatgccccaccctgcttctgctccccCTCtctgggctgcacccactgtctaaccagccccaatgagatgaaccaggtacctcagttggaaatgcaaaaaTCAACCACTTTCTGTCttggtcttgctgggagctgcagaccagagctgttcccaTTCGGCCAACTTGCCCAAAAATcagtattgattttttaaatgtttatgaagTTGCATTGATAATCCATTGTTGAGTGCTGCATGGTATTTATTatccaattcattttttttatcaCAATACACTTGGAGAATGTTTTTATAGCCAGGGACCTAAAACACACTTCAATATTCACTATGAATTTGAATATGACTGTGTATATTCAAGAGCTGACTGGACTGGCTCACTGGATCCTACTTGCATGAAAACTTTGCAGGAGTTTTATTAAAAGGTCAGTGACTTGACACAGTAAGAGTAATATCCTCCTCCAGAATCATGACCACACATCTTTGTGAAACTGAAGCCTCCCCATATTCAGCCAAGCAGTAGTCTGGGTAGAAACAGAACATATCCAAAGGACAGAAAAAATTGCGATGCATGAATTTTGTCTGTAGGTAATGACTAGATAAAAGGGGTAATGTTCTATTATAGCACAATGTGGGCTACTTGAATTCCCTTTCCATTCCCgagatcaagagaaaaaaatcacagatttcAGGCAATCATGGATTTGAGTACTGACTCTCCTACTTAACAGTTGTACTTATTAGGATCTGTTTTTAAGAACCACTGAAAAATCCCtaatgaaaaatctttttttgttaattacgattttttaaattaacctgaCCTCAAGTCTAGAATTATCTGTGAGTCCCCAGTGGACTTACTCTAGTTTCTTTTGACAACTTATCCCATTCTTCCATAgattttatttgagatttttgCATCAAAACTAAATCTCTGGGTATTCCCGTCTCAAGTCCATCTTAGACTTTTTTCCTGAATTGTTTGAAATCCATTCTTCCAAAGTCTTAGCACACATCTGACCACATCCAGTTTTTCCTTTGATGATAATCACTGCTTCTAAGTGTCCCAAGTAGTTTTCACTCACTACAAGAGGTTCCTATAAACCAAACTAAGACTCTAAATATCCTTATTTTTGTGACCAGTGGCTCCTATAGGTTTGGTGTACATGATAGCTCTTGTTTTGGAATCTCAGAAAAGTAGGAGTTTTCTATGAAGAggtcaaagaaaaaacaagaaataaggaATAACTGatccccttcccccaccaaaaaaTTTGACCTCAAGGGACTACATAGCTCAATGGGAAATAAAATTCAACCAAGACTCTAGAAGACTAAGTAGAGTGCAGGGGATAAACAGCAGCAGAGTGGGGAAAGGGACAGTGCCTTCTCTTCCTTAAGGAGCACAGAGACCCTCTGAGGGCTGGGTAGTCAAGCGGGGATGTCCGCGTCTGGCAGAGCCATCCTCACAGACATCTCTGCAGCTAAAAGGATCCTGGAAAAAGAACGCAGAGCATTTCCTCCCGGGTTCATGGTTTTCGGGAAAGTGCGCACCTCCATGATGTGCTGCAGCACTCTCCCTCGGGCAGGTGGGTTTCTTTGAATTAGAGTTTATCTTAATCTTGGATTTCAATCATGTGTCCCTCTTCCTCACTCGGTATCATCCATGAGGTCACATTTACCCTGGTAGTCCACGAAAACACTTTATCAGCCAATGTCTTAAGCAGTGAGTCTCATTGCTGTACCAATACTTTAACTGTGAAATAGTAAATCTTTTTTACTAATAGTTGACATATTCCCTACAGTAATTAGATTACGGGTGTTTCTATTCCATTtttttgtcatcagtttaaattcattttgaaatgttaaactagtctttgagaaaacattttttgtcCCAAACTGAGGATATACATtacttactcatttttaaattttgaaatgtctACAAATTTTAATCTCATTCTTTGATACCATCTACATAACTAGGtttatcttattttctctttcttataaaatgaaaactttcagtGATATTAGGTAAACACTGACGGTATGTCTAAGTCCTGCAGCCTCCTGCCTGACTTCGTAGGTCCCAGAGGTACCTCTTGGATTTGTGTTTGTATTGGAGAGTGTCCACCATCTGTCAGCCTCATGTTGATTCTTCTATACCCTTCTCTTTGCCAGAGTAGTAGGAAGACTGCAAAATACGTTTCCCAAAATGCCTTGCCAGCTGGCATCCAATGGAGGGCAGGACATGAAGGCTGCAGGGAAGAAgccattttcaaaaaaatattttctgtttgcaGCTGTGGCAATGCCAACAGCAGCAGCCACACGGACAGCAACAGTGGTGACAACAGCAGTAAGATTAGCAGTTTGGACAAGAACATAGAAGCAAGGGTGCATGCACTCTGGTGAGCGCAGGTGCCTGAGGTGCTGCTCAGGCAGCAGTTCTGCACAGGAAGCAGCTTCTATGGCACAGTGTCCATGGCTGTGAGTCAAATCACTTTCCTTTTGTCCTCCAGCTCTACGTGCAATCATAGTTTAGAGCAACTGCCAGTCCTTGGATAAGTTAACCCTCCTTGTTTTACTCCTCTAACCCATTTCTATGTTTTCACAACAGATTCCTTACATTAAATGCCCTCTGTCAAACACCCAGATCTGTTACTGTTCTCCTAATTGGGTAGGGACCAATGCAAGCTGGCAGGAATTCAGCATGTGTGTGCAGCATCAGCAGATGCAGTTCACCCTAGGATGAATTTCATCGTATCCTGGAAAAACATTTGCAGAAGACTCGACTGACAATGTCAACTCTGCACACAACTGTTCTCTATCTCTTGGTAAAGAATCATCAACCTCTCAGATTCAGTGAGAGATTGTATGCTATTCACTGGCATTTACAGACACTTGTCTGTGCTGTGCTTATTTCCCATGAGGTCTGCATTCAAATTATTGGGGAAAAAATGCAAGACTTTTGCATCTGTCAAGCCCTTTCTTCTCTAAAGCAAATGATTCATCATTCTTATCTCCctgcttttttcttccccttaGTCTCCTAAgagttttgaatttgttttcttttggtatttcttcttccctttcctctagGAACTCTTCGTCTTTGTAGATAAGCAGGCATTCCGAAGAAGAACACTTGAGAAAGACAGGAAGCCAGTAGAATAACGCTATCACAGAAGAAGGGATGAGGTCAGTGTGGGCTCGAGTCTAATGCCACAGGTTTGTTATCATCACATACAGCCTCTAATTAAGCTCTAACATGGTGAATATTAGGTAGGTGAATATTCCCCTACCAAATGAAAACGGAATTTAGCTTAAACTATGGAAAAATTCCACGGGTTACCACAGTCAAATTCATGCCCATACCTCTGTATTCAGAAACTCTTCCTTCATCATCCTGAGCAGTGGAGAAAGGAACTACTGACTTCAAATTTTGGAAATATTCATGTCATGGCCCATTGCCCTGATGGATTTCTTGATctttaatatttatcatttctgccTCTATCCATGTTACTCCCCGATACCTGCATCTAGCACAGATATGGTAGGTTTAGAAGATGACACTTGATTAGACacaaaatttggaagaaaaactATCAACCTGTGTAGCTGAATGTTATCCAGAGTGAAGAAAGGCATGCAGCCGGATGTCCCCCGCTCTGTTTCATCACGTGATGTTGCCTGGATATCAATTTATCAACAGactccacccccaccaccacatGAACAGAGTCCATGTAGGGAGACTGCACTGAACATGAATGCCGGCTTTTAAAAGTGGAAAAACTACAGTATAGGGTAAGTTCTTTTTAGGCAAGCCTGTCTTTTTGTTTCAGAtatattgttttgtatatttttttctccctgaatTCCACTAgtattttaatcaaattttatCAGGTATAGACCACTTGAATAGGTAAAATAGTAGCCCCAGAAAAGCATACATAAATTGTTGCCATAAGAAAGAGCATCAGTCATTTCCTCGTGCTATTTGAGGAGAGAAGAAATCTCTCCAGGCTTGAAGCATATTTATTCTCGGTTCTACAGATCTGGAAAATGGGAGGAGGGATACTGAGATGATCTGAGTACAGGGTAGAGCATAGGCATCAACCACAGAGTGTGTTAAGAGAGTGTATCTTGGTTGGTATGGTTTCTGGAGTGCACACTGAAGGAAAGCAGCACtaactaaaatatttatagtttaatttaTACGTTTATATAGCAGAAACAGTACACACGGAGATGCTGActaattttttctaataaatttctCATCTGGAAGAATGGAATCTTCGATGTGTGAACTCAAAACAAATCAGTCTCCACATATATGTATTACAACCGTCCTTAagcatgtgtatgtttgtgtgcctGAGCATGCCTGAAGGTCTGGTCGAGAGAGAAGAAACTGGCATAAAGTGAGAGCATTCTATATTCACCAGTGCAGTGAATCAAACACCCAGTGAGGCAGGTATTGTAACTGCTGTCTTAAGGATGAGAGGGCTGAGGTTTACAGAAGGAAAGAAACTCAAGTCTTTCTAGTTCTAAAGGCCACACAGCCTCAATTGGCTTCTTTTCTTCAGTCAGTATATGGTGCAGGTATTGATAATAATCTGTTTAGCAGATGTTACTGTGCTTAGCCCCCAGGTGCCACACAGCCCAGAAGCTCAGCAGATTGGTACTGTGCTTGATTTGCTGTGGTCTTACTTTCTAACATTCAATAATTCACACTGCTAACCAAGACAAAGGAGTAAGCAAAGGAGAAGGTAAGCACTGGGTTTGCACTCTGTGGCTTGGAAACCTATTCCAGTATGTTGATTCTCGTTGGATTGTTAAATTCATATTATTATGTAGACTCTAAACCCTAAATCACCAGGAAAGGAGACTTAATCATAGCAAATGTGACTCCTTCATTCTATATCTTTGTCAGGCAAGTGGAAACATGACAagtttaatagtttattttataatacaatgCTATAAAATTGCACATCTAAACATGCAAGAAGTGGAAAATGATGTAAAGGTATATTATACTGCCACTAAAAAtcccatttttaaagaatacttaATGATCTGAGAAAGTACACAACACATATAAATTGTGATCTCCCTTTTCTAAAATCATATACAAtgtacacagaaaaaataaataaataaaaggaaagtgaagcccagtgtggtggctcatacttgtaatcccagtactctgggaggctgaggtggaggattacttgagcccaggagtctgagaccaacctgagaaacacagggagaccttgtctctactaatatttaaaaaaataactgtgtgtggagtgtgcacctgtagacccagctacttaggaggctgaggtgggaaattagcttgagcccagtagttcaaagGTGCAaagagctgtgatcacaccatgtgctccagcctgggtgacagagtgagactctgtctcaaaaaatatataaaaataaataaacaaataaaaggaaatcaaCACAATGCTAACAATAATTATGGATAGTTAGATACAAGTTGAATATGCCTTATCCAAAacgcttgggaccagaagtgttttgtgaattccagatttttttttttattctggaaaaTTTGCATTATCTTTGCCAGTTGAGCCTCCCAAATTCAGAAATCCGAAATCCAGTCTGCTCCAGTGAGtattcctttgagcatcatgtagACACTGGAAGAGTTTTGGATTTGGAGGATTTCAGATTTTGGACTTTTAGATTTGGAATGCTCAACTTGTATGAgtaatcttattttcttctttaagttttaaaattttacaaatcttcaaaacaatatatattacttttagaATCAGATACAATAAGCAATACTACttaaaattatcagaaaattaCTTTCATAAAAATAGTACACTCTACAACCCACCTGTTACAAACAGAGTTAAACAGAAAGACAAGGGCTCTGAATTATTCCTTAACTTCAGAAATAAGTaacaactattttcataataaaggGTAAGAATAGGAAAAGGTGTGGAATTAAGTAGTCTGATGATGTCCAATTATTTGGAAATGAGAGCAAAGTTCTTAtcctttaaaacaaattatatttgttaaaattcatttACTTACTTGCTTACTTATTTACTTAAGTACTTCCCCAAAAATGGCTGAGCTAAAAGAAATTTTATGCTATGCTTTGTTGTTTCTTAGAGTTACAGGATAAACGATGGGACAACACTGGAAAACAGAACAGAAGCTTTGGAATGTTCCACAACTTCCTCGCATTCAAGttcctccctccatctctgaCACTTCCTTACTAAAGgtatggggttttttgtttttttttttcgacAGATAGAGTGACCTGTCTCTCCTTCAAGGTTTGAGGACTTTTTCTGCTGCCTTTGTTTACTTAGCATTAGGAAGAATGTTTGCCCCAAAATAAGCCCTTGCTGCACGTTGAAGGCTAtgtatgagtgaatgaatgagcacCTGGTAACTGCCTACACCCATCCCATTTTAGGAGCTCTGGTAGACAGTCACCTCTTCGTGGCTGATCCGCTGCCAGTGATGGGAAACTCACTAACTGGCCACACTGTGGCTCCATGTTGGAGAGCTGTTAACTCCTTTCGGTCGAAGTTAGTTAAAGCCATTCTCATAAtctaaaaatttcagttttctcccAAACCCTCAAAAAAGGATAAACAACaggaaaagaatattaataatattgcCTGTTACTTCTCATTTAGGAAGTTTAGAGTTTTACTTAGGAAAAGAGGTAGGCATTTTttgctttgtaaaataaaattatcacttttaagatttttatcttCCATGGAAACTCCTATTGCACTTTGTAGTTATGCTCTTGAAACTGGCTTACAATTTTCATATTATCTTGTTCTCAATCATTTTAAAAGGCATAATTAGTTATTCAGGAGtggaattcattctcttcaaataTGCTGTCCTTTAAAATATCTACTTCAGAAACTAAAGCTGAAATAGTGCCTCAAATTATGAGGTACTTGGCTTTTCTACTTTCACTCTagatatatttttgatattaagaTTTTtagaccaaaaatataaaaacaaaacaaaacattaactcACAGATTTCAGGCCCACACAAAATGTCTAACAGGTAAAAATCACCTTATCCTACCTTTACAGGTATCTTAAGTTTAGTTTTTATTGCATAGTTATCAACTCATTTTGAAAATTCTGCTATTGTCTTGAATTATTTGGCCTAGGGTGAACTTATTTTGTCTTGATTTTTCTAGACTGTTGATGCCACTCtctgtttccctatctgtaaaatgagcaaaagaaattGCTCGTCTCATAGGCTTGCTGAAATTTGAGATTATGTATGCAAAATACAtgcaaatgcaaatgcaaaatgCTGAGCACAGTATATAATGAACACTTAAGATATATTAGGTATATAATAGTAATTGAAGTCCTGACCCTTCTTGTTTCTCCCTACCTTCATGAAAGTAACCTTCTAAATGGTCTCTCTGGAGCCCATTCTCCACTGCAGTGCTATTTTTTAAGATGCAAATCTTGTCAGTTGAGAGTACGGTGTTTTGGCTTGGACTGCTGTGTTGGAAGGGCGTGGGAAGCTGAACACATCCCAGGCATATACTCATTGAATGCCAGGAGCATGCCTTCCCCCTCCCATCAATTAGGACAATCAAAAAAATTTGCAGACATTGCCAATGTCCCACGGGGGTCAAAATCATCCCTGTTGAGAGCCACTGTCTTAAATAAAGACCTTTGATGGCTCCTCCTAGAATAGTTCATCCTTAAGCTCTTAACATAGCTCAAAGGTTTCCGTCGTCTTCCCCTAAGTCTGTAGTCTTTTCCTTATCAGACTTTATGTTCCctttgaacaacaacaaaaaaaaaggttagaattTCTAACAGATTTCCAAGGGCTGTCCATGCCCTCTAAGAACCAGTATTCTAGTCCCTTAAAGAAACTCCTCACCGAAGACTCAGATAACATGGTCATCTCATTTAGGAAACCTTCCTTGACTGCTATCGGGAGCttgtttaattctttgttttcataGCCCATTTTCACTAATGATATAATGAACCCTTACCACATTACTCTTCCCTCCATCTCGCTTGCTTACTGAGAACTTCCAGTGGAAATTTTCTACCAGTCCGGAGGCCTAGCAAAGTTCAGCTCTGTGCAGCTCATCACAAGCTACCTTCCTCCATAGGATCAACGAAATCACAAGATCCTGGAAATCCTTAGATGTCCCTCAGTTCAAGTCAATTGCCTAAAATCTTTTACTCACATATTTTCATCATCACACAGATTAGCAGAAGGCTGTTTAAGCAAATACAGGAAATTCCccagtttttattttccaattgctgtgcattaaaaattatatatatgtttagcaAGAGAAGCCTGGCATTTCCACAAAAGTTAGCTTTGAATACATCACAACTTGAATGCTGTGGAACTCCACAGACTCATCAAAATCACCTCTTCTGTTCCAACAGAACCTCAGCCGAGGGCAACAGCGGTGTCTTTATAGCGTTATGAGGATTTACAACTCCAGGTCGCAGTGGGAGGCCCTGCAGACCCGGTACATTCACAGTTTTCAGCACCAACAGCTGCTTGGTAAGCTTAACCACGTGATCCAAACCAAGCACCTAAGGAATCAACTCATGCTGCAGCCAGAAgttgttttcaaataaataattcaagTACAACGGCATCTGCCGGGTGCTATTTTACCAACATAGCTTGTTCGCCAAGTTTCAAAACGCTTATTCTTGACAATGGAAAGCAAGATTTTATGGGTAAATGAATAGGGTTTAAAGAAATTCGAGTACGGATCGTGATCAAATGTTAACTCTCTAAGATTTGTGGGAACTTAATCAAATAAATCAATGGGTCTGGGCTTAGAAAACCAGGCAAGGCTCAAAGCATAGCTCAGCTCCTTGCTTTGTGCAAACTcacagccttggtttcctcacaaCAGCAATAGTTAGATTTATTGCTCACTGACCACAGTCCAGACGCTGTGCTAAGAGCTTTACGTACAATAGCTCATTTTCTCTCCACCTGATGGTCGTAGAAAATGAAAGCTCAGGCAGGTTATGTAACTTGATCAAGATCACACACAGGTAATAAACGTCAGTTAGGACTTCGAGGCAGAGCTGCCACCTTCAAAGATTATCCATTTTCAGCCCCATCCTCTGCTGTCTCTCCTCTTCTTTCAACCTCTTCAGAATTTATGAAGCACAAATGAAATAATGGTTGTGAAAGACCTTCACAAATTGTAAGCACCAACTTACCAGAAAGCATATGTAAAGTCCTCCCTTTTCTTGTAGGAAATGTTTTCCGTTGCTGGCAGCCCTCCATCATACTGTTCTCCTAACTCCACTAGAgtgctttttaaacaaaaatctaCTCACTTGTCTTTAGCACATCTACTTTATGCtgtcatttttgtatttacacAAAAGGAAGGCATGGTGTTTGCAACTTAtgtaaaaaaaatgacaacaataCTAGTTACCCTTTAATGAGGGCTGTGTGTCAGGTGCTCTTCTAAGAACTTTGCAGTATGACATTTAACACTCAACTACCTCTATGTAGTAGCTTTATGTCTTTATAACCTACACttgacagaagagaaaactaaaacaTGCACATGTTAAACAGCTTGATCAGGGTCATGCAACTATTTAATAGTAAACAGAGAAGCCTGGATTCAGTCTGGTCCCCACGATTGTCTGAAGTGTCACTAGAAGCTTCATCTagtagctttatttttagagcaaaatTACATAGAAGCCAATGAATCCAGAAGCAGAAGTAGTCAATGCTTAGTGCACATAAAATCCACCGGGTATCTTATTTTAACATGCAGATTTCCAAGCTGAACCCTCTGACTTTCTGATTCAGAAGGTCTTAGAATAGAGTCACAAATCTACATTTTTAATGAGCATCTTTAAAAAGCATGTGCCCTCAGCCTGCCCAGTGATTCACTAGTTGGTGGTCTGCAGACTACACTTTCAGAAACACTGAGAAAGATCAAATGTATGTTTCTGGTTTGAAGAAAGTTTTGATATCGAAGATATCATGGCTCCAGTCTCTTTCCAAATAATTTGACATGTTAATTAATACGTGTTTATTATTGTATGagaaatgcaaaagaa
Encoded here:
- the FAM216B gene encoding protein FAM216B, yielding MGQHWKTEQKLWNVPQLPRIQVPPSISDTSLLKNLSRGQQRCLYSVMRIYNSRSQWEALQTRYIHSFQHQQLLGYITQQEALSYALVLTDSTKRASAKVVPQRTIPRKSSTMIRKRPSVLPVSVVLPKAQSKRCRTLRN